A genomic region of Staphylococcus roterodami contains the following coding sequences:
- the mutL gene encoding DNA mismatch repair endonuclease MutL has translation MGKIKELQTSLANKIAAGEVVERPSSVVKELLENAIDAGATEISIEVEESGVQSIRVVDNGSGIEAEDLGLVFHRHATSKLDQDEDLFHIRTLGFRGEALASISSVAKVTLKTCTDNANGNEIYVENGEILNHKPAKAKKGTDILVESLFYNTPARLKYIKSLYTELGKITDIVNRMAMSHPDIRISLVSDGKIMLSTNGSGRTNEVMAEIYGMKVARDLVHISGDTSDYHIEGFVAKPEHSRSNKHYISIFINGRYIKNFMLNKAILEGYHTLLTIGRFPICYINIEMDPILVDVNVHPTKLEVRLSKEEQLYQLIVNKIQEAFKDRILIPKNNLDNASKKNKVLQSFEQQKIEFEQRQKVNETQVKSDMFGKNNSEQVKQDTQYHVSDSSDDYNPFVTKTSESLIEEDEVASYNNTREKDEDYFKKQQEILQQMDQTIERQEESSHQNIDNRSSDEYYDSSDIKGTKSKDPKRRIPYMEIVGQVHGTYIIAQNEFGMYMIDQHAAQERIKYEYFRDKIGEVTNEVQDLLIPLTFHFSKDEQLIIDQYKNELQRVGIVLEHFGGHDYIVSSYPVWFPKDEVEEIIKDMIELILEEKKVDIKKLREEVAIMMSCKKSIKANHYLQKNEMSDLIDQLREAEDPFTCPHGRPIIINFSKYELEKLFKRVM, from the coding sequence ATGGGGAAAATTAAAGAACTCCAAACCTCATTAGCAAATAAAATCGCAGCAGGAGAAGTAGTTGAGAGACCTAGTTCAGTTGTTAAAGAGCTTTTAGAAAATGCAATCGATGCTGGTGCCACAGAAATAAGTATTGAAGTGGAAGAATCGGGTGTTCAATCTATACGTGTTGTCGATAACGGAAGTGGCATTGAAGCTGAAGACTTAGGCCTAGTCTTTCATCGACATGCGACAAGTAAATTAGACCAAGATGAAGATTTATTCCATATTAGAACTTTAGGATTTCGTGGAGAAGCGTTAGCTAGTATTTCATCAGTTGCAAAAGTAACATTAAAAACTTGTACTGATAATGCTAATGGAAATGAAATTTATGTTGAAAATGGTGAAATTTTAAATCATAAGCCTGCCAAAGCCAAAAAAGGCACAGATATACTCGTTGAGTCATTATTTTATAATACGCCAGCACGTTTAAAATATATCAAAAGTTTATATACAGAATTAGGTAAAATTACTGATATTGTTAATAGAATGGCAATGAGTCATCCTGATATCCGTATATCTCTTGTTTCTGATGGAAAAATAATGTTAAGTACAAACGGATCAGGGCGTACTAATGAAGTGATGGCAGAAATTTACGGTATGAAAGTAGCTCGTGATTTAGTACATATTTCTGGTGATACAAGTGATTATCATATTGAAGGTTTTGTCGCTAAACCTGAACATTCAAGAAGTAATAAGCACTATATTTCAATTTTTATTAATGGGCGATATATAAAAAATTTCATGTTAAATAAAGCAATTTTAGAAGGTTACCATACACTATTAACAATTGGTAGGTTCCCGATTTGTTATATTAATATTGAAATGGATCCAATTTTAGTAGATGTCAATGTACACCCTACTAAATTAGAAGTGCGTCTTTCAAAAGAAGAACAACTTTACCAATTAATTGTTAATAAAATACAAGAAGCTTTTAAGGATCGTATTTTAATTCCTAAAAATAATCTAGATAATGCATCGAAAAAGAATAAAGTATTGCAATCATTTGAGCAACAGAAGATTGAATTCGAACAAAGACAAAAAGTAAATGAAACTCAAGTGAAGTCTGATATGTTTGGAAAAAATAATAGTGAGCAAGTTAAACAAGACACGCAATATCATGTTTCAGATTCAAGCGATGATTACAATCCATTCGTAACTAAAACATCTGAAAGCTTAATAGAAGAAGATGAAGTAGCCTCTTATAATAATACACGTGAAAAAGACGAAGACTACTTCAAAAAGCAACAAGAAATTTTACAGCAAATGGATCAAACTATCGAGCGACAAGAAGAAAGTTCTCATCAAAATATTGATAACCGTTCATCGGATGAATATTATGATTCAAGCGATATAAAAGGAACGAAAAGCAAAGATCCCAAACGTCGTATACCTTATATGGAAATTGTTGGTCAAGTACATGGAACTTATATCATTGCTCAAAATGAATTTGGTATGTATATGATTGATCAACATGCGGCACAAGAAAGAATTAAATATGAGTATTTTCGAGATAAAATTGGTGAAGTTACAAATGAAGTTCAGGACTTATTGATTCCATTGACGTTCCATTTTTCCAAAGATGAGCAGTTAATTATTGATCAATATAAAAATGAACTTCAACGTGTAGGTATTGTATTAGAACATTTTGGAGGTCATGATTATATTGTAAGCAGTTATCCAGTTTGGTTTCCTAAAGATGAAGTTGAAGAAATTATTAAAGATATGATTGAGTTAATTTTAGAAGAGAAAAAAGTTGATATTAAAAAATTGCGCGAGGAAGTAGCAATTATGATGTCTTGTAAAAAATCAATTAAAGCAAATCATTATTTGCAAAAAAATGAAATGTCAGATTTGATTGATCAATTAAGAGAAGCGGAAGATCCATTTACATGTCCGCATGGTCGCCCAATTATTATTAATTTTTCAAAATATGAATTAGAAAAATTATTTAAGCGTGTAATGTAG
- a CDS encoding glycerol-3-phosphate responsive antiterminator, whose protein sequence is MNLVNNSILPAIRNIKDLEKLIKTNHKMCVLLDMHIGHIKSIMELLKQNEIECFIHIDLIKGLSHDEYASEFIIQQYKPKGIVSTKSKVIKKAKSLNTLTIFRVFIIDSQALKRSIDLIKKVEPDFVEVLPGVASKAIHHIQKETNTQVIAGGLIDTIDEVEEAVKNGAKYVTTSYEKLW, encoded by the coding sequence ATGAATCTAGTGAATAACAGCATACTACCTGCTATCAGAAATATTAAAGATTTAGAGAAATTAATTAAAACAAATCATAAAATGTGTGTGCTGCTTGATATGCATATTGGACACATTAAAAGCATAATGGAATTGCTTAAACAAAACGAAATTGAGTGTTTTATTCACATTGATTTAATTAAAGGTTTAAGCCATGATGAATACGCAAGCGAATTTATTATTCAGCAATATAAGCCCAAAGGTATTGTTTCAACTAAATCGAAAGTGATCAAAAAGGCTAAGTCATTAAACACGTTAACTATTTTCAGAGTGTTTATAATCGATAGCCAAGCATTAAAACGAAGTATTGATTTAATTAAAAAAGTTGAACCTGATTTCGTAGAAGTACTACCTGGTGTTGCTAGTAAGGCAATACATCATATTCAAAAGGAAACAAATACTCAAGTTATTGCAGGTGGTTTAATTGATACAATTGATGAAGTTGAAGAAGCTGTAAAAAATGGTGCGAAATATGTAACGACTAGTTATGAAAAGCTTTGGTAA
- a CDS encoding aquaporin family protein, which translates to MNVYLAEFLGTAILILFGGGVCANVNLKRSAANGADWIVITAGWGLAVTMGVFAVGQFSGAHLNPAVSLALALDGSFDWALVPGYIVAQMLGAIVGATIVWLMYLPHWKATEEAGAKLGVFSTAPAIKNYFANFLSEIIGTMALTLGILFIGVNKIADGLNPLIVGALIVAIGLSLGGATGYAINPARDLGPRIAHAILPIAGKGGSNWSYAIVPILGPIAGGLLGAVVYAVFYKHTFNIGCAIAIVVVIITLILGYILNKSSKKGDIESIY; encoded by the coding sequence ATGAATGTATATTTAGCAGAATTCCTTGGAACTGCAATCTTAATTCTTTTTGGTGGTGGCGTTTGTGCCAATGTCAATTTAAAGCGAAGTGCAGCGAATGGTGCTGATTGGATTGTCATCACCGCTGGATGGGGATTAGCGGTTACAATGGGTGTGTTTGCAGTAGGACAATTTTCTGGTGCACATTTAAACCCAGCTGTATCATTAGCCTTAGCATTAGATGGAAGTTTCGATTGGGCATTAGTACCTGGTTATATTGTTGCTCAAATGTTAGGTGCAATTGTCGGTGCAACTATTGTATGGTTGATGTACTTGCCTCATTGGAAAGCAACTGAAGAAGCAGGCGCAAAATTAGGTGTATTCTCAACAGCACCAGCTATTAAGAACTATTTTGCAAACTTTTTGAGTGAGATTATTGGTACAATGGCGTTAACTTTAGGTATTTTATTTATCGGTGTAAACAAAATTGCTGATGGCTTAAATCCTTTAATCGTTGGTGCATTAATTGTAGCGATTGGTCTAAGCTTAGGTGGCGCAACAGGTTATGCGATTAACCCAGCTCGTGATTTAGGACCAAGAATTGCACATGCCATTTTACCTATTGCAGGTAAAGGTGGATCAAACTGGTCTTACGCAATCGTTCCAATTTTAGGACCAATTGCGGGTGGTTTACTAGGTGCAGTTGTTTATGCTGTATTTTACAAACACACATTTAATATTGGTTGTGCAATTGCAATCGTCGTTGTCATTATTACTTTGATTTTAGGTTACATCTTAAATAAATCATCTAAAAAAGGTGATATTGAATCAATTTACTAA
- the glpK gene encoding glycerol kinase GlpK, translated as MEKYILSIDQGTTSSRAILFNQKGEISGVAQREFKQYFPQSGWVEHDANEIWTSVLAVMTEVINENDVRADQIAGIGITNQRETTVVWDKHTGRPIYHAIVWQSRQTQSICSELKQQGYEQTFRDKTGLLLDPYFAGTKVKWILDNVEGAREKAENGDLLFGTIDTWLVWKLSGKAAHITDYSNASRTLMFNIHDLKWDDELLELLTVPKNMLPEVKPSSEIYGKTIDYHFYGQEVPIAGVAGDQQAALFGQACFERGDVKNTYGTGGFMLMNTGEKAVKSDSGLLTTIAYGIDGKVNYALEGSIFVSGSAIQWLRDGLRMINSAPQSESYATRVDSTEGVYVVPAFVGLGTPYWDSEARGAIFGLTRGTEKEHFIRATLESLCYQTRDVMEAMSKDSGIDVQSLRVDGGAVKNNFIMQFQADIVNTSVERPEIQETTALGAAYLAGLAVGFWDSKDDIAKNWKLEEKFDPKMDEDERDKLYRGWKKAVEATQVFKTE; from the coding sequence ATGGAAAAATACATTTTATCAATAGACCAAGGAACAACAAGTTCAAGAGCAATTTTATTTAATCAAAAAGGTGAAATTTCAGGGGTAGCACAGCGTGAATTTAAACAGTATTTTCCTCAATCAGGGTGGGTTGAACACGATGCAAATGAAATTTGGACATCTGTTTTAGCAGTAATGACTGAAGTTATTAATGAAAATGATGTTAGAGCTGATCAAATTGCTGGTATTGGTATTACAAACCAACGTGAAACTACGGTTGTTTGGGATAAACATACGGGACGCCCAATTTATCATGCAATTGTATGGCAATCTCGTCAAACGCAATCAATTTGTTCAGAGTTGAAACAACAAGGTTATGAACAAACTTTTAGAGATAAAACAGGATTGTTGTTAGATCCATATTTTGCGGGAACTAAAGTTAAATGGATTTTAGATAATGTAGAAGGTGCTCGTGAAAAAGCAGAAAATGGAGATTTATTGTTTGGAACAATTGATACTTGGTTGGTTTGGAAATTATCAGGTAAAGCTGCACATATTACAGATTATTCAAATGCGAGTCGTACGTTAATGTTTAACATTCATGATTTAAAATGGGACGACGAATTATTAGAATTATTAACAGTTCCTAAAAATATGTTGCCAGAAGTTAAACCTTCTAGTGAAATTTATGGTAAGACAATTGATTACCACTTCTATGGTCAAGAAGTACCAATTGCAGGGGTAGCTGGAGACCAACAAGCAGCATTGTTTGGACAAGCATGCTTTGAACGTGGTGACGTGAAAAACACATATGGCACTGGTGGCTTCATGTTAATGAATACTGGTGAAAAAGCAGTTAAGTCTGATAGTGGATTATTAACAACAATTGCATATGGTATTGATGGTAAAGTAAACTATGCGCTTGAAGGATCGATTTTTGTATCCGGTTCAGCAATTCAATGGTTACGTGATGGTTTAAGAATGATTAATTCTGCGCCTCAATCAGAAAGTTATGCGACAAGAGTTGACTCTACTGAAGGTGTATATGTTGTACCTGCCTTTGTAGGTTTAGGTACGCCATATTGGGACTCAGAAGCAAGAGGTGCTATTTTTGGCTTAACGCGTGGTACTGAAAAAGAGCATTTCATTAGAGCTACTTTAGAATCTTTATGTTACCAAACACGTGACGTTATGGAAGCAATGTCTAAAGACTCAGGAATTGATGTTCAAAGTTTACGAGTTGATGGTGGTGCAGTTAAAAATAACTTTATAATGCAATTCCAAGCTGATATTGTTAATACGTCAGTTGAAAGACCTGAAATTCAAGAAACAACTGCTTTAGGTGCTGCTTATCTTGCGGGATTAGCTGTTGGATTCTGGGACAGTAAAGATGATATTGCTAAAAATTGGAAGTTAGAAGAAAAATTCGATCCAAAAATGGATGAAGACGAAAGAGATAAATTATACAGAGGTTGGAAAAAAGCTGTTGAAGCAACACAAGTTTTTAAAACTGAGTAA